A single region of the Biomaibacter acetigenes genome encodes:
- a CDS encoding NAD(P)H-dependent flavin oxidoreductase — MKLPELKIGNLIAKVPIVQGGMGVGISLSSLAGAVALNGGVGVISGVEIGFNEPDFLKNKKEANLRALRAHIKKAREICKKGIIGVNIMSALNNFEEMVMESVKEKIDIIFSGAGLPLKLPQFTKGSDTKIAPIVSSGRAAALICKTWDKHYQVTPDAVVVEGPMAGGHLGFSIDELDKPSHQLKEILQDVLGAVKPFEEKFKKKIPVIAGGGVFTGKDIADLLHAGASGVQMATRFVATNECDASEEFKQAYIDAKQEDVEIIQSPVGMIGRAIRNDFLDEVKAGFKKPIRCLCNCLKPCNPLKAPYCIADALINAQKGNLKEGFAFAGANVFRIKNMVTVKELMEELVSEAEKYFNPF; from the coding sequence GTGAAATTACCTGAACTCAAAATCGGGAATCTCATAGCGAAAGTTCCCATCGTCCAGGGAGGGATGGGTGTGGGAATATCCCTGTCTTCTCTGGCCGGTGCAGTGGCTTTAAACGGCGGTGTAGGAGTAATATCGGGAGTGGAAATAGGATTTAACGAACCGGATTTTTTAAAAAATAAAAAAGAGGCTAACCTCAGAGCATTGAGGGCTCACATAAAAAAAGCCCGGGAAATCTGCAAAAAGGGCATAATCGGGGTAAATATCATGTCTGCCCTGAACAATTTCGAAGAAATGGTGATGGAGTCGGTAAAGGAAAAAATTGATATAATATTTTCCGGGGCAGGACTGCCATTAAAACTGCCTCAGTTTACAAAGGGGTCCGATACAAAGATTGCTCCCATAGTTTCTTCAGGCCGTGCTGCAGCCCTGATATGCAAGACATGGGATAAGCACTATCAGGTGACTCCCGATGCGGTGGTGGTAGAAGGCCCTATGGCAGGCGGCCATCTCGGGTTTTCCATCGATGAACTCGATAAGCCGTCTCATCAACTAAAAGAGATTCTTCAGGATGTTCTGGGAGCAGTTAAACCCTTTGAAGAAAAGTTTAAAAAGAAGATTCCGGTCATCGCAGGAGGGGGAGTTTTTACCGGTAAGGATATAGCCGACCTTCTCCATGCAGGAGCTTCCGGTGTCCAGATGGCCACCCGGTTTGTAGCCACCAATGAATGTGACGCTTCCGAAGAATTCAAACAGGCATATATAGATGCAAAACAGGAAGATGTAGAAATCATTCAAAGCCCGGTGGGAATGATTGGCAGGGCTATCAGGAATGACTTCCTGGATGAAGTAAAAGCCGGATTCAAAAAGCCTATCCGCTGCCTTTGCAATTGCTTAAAACCATGCAATCCTCTGAAAGCCCCTTACTGCATAGCCGATGCTCTAATCAACGCTCAGAAGGGAAATCTTAAAGAAGGATTCGCCTTTGCTGGGGCAAATGTTTTCAGGATAAAAAATATGGTGACGGTAAAAGAATTGATGGAGGAACTTGTATCCGAAGCCGAAAAATACTTTAATCCTTTTTAA
- a CDS encoding glycosyltransferase family 4 protein — protein MSKIKILEVVRDAEGGMKKHVETLLLGLNKDRFDIILACSRGQFNRSDLKDNIYNMYEISLGDRQSSWTLLKSLLELVRIIKKEKVNIIHAHGMACAVMGTVAGILAATPVIITTIHNFPAIKGTGIKQRLSNLLSGFLLKFNRRVIVVSRNLGDFISTLWNIHRDRVQVIYNGVDVEEIQKGSDRSPVAVSELHNSAATSLIILNISRLIPSKGVDVFLKAAAILIGNNSGEGISTDESRGNPPVLSDKPLFFIAGDGPQMPELKKMARNLGIEKNVRFLGFRKDIYNLIGLSDMVVLSSRNEGLGISILEALALKKPVIASNVGGIPEIITHGRTGQLVPPDDPEALADAMLYLIKNPEEGKKMALEGYKILIEKYSREIMLKELQDLFQDLY, from the coding sequence ATGAGTAAGATAAAAATCCTTGAAGTGGTACGGGATGCCGAGGGCGGTATGAAAAAGCATGTAGAAACCCTGCTGCTGGGGCTCAATAAAGACAGATTTGACATTATCCTGGCCTGTTCCAGGGGGCAATTTAACCGCAGTGATTTGAAAGACAACATCTATAATATGTATGAAATCAGCCTGGGTGACCGGCAAAGTTCCTGGACACTGCTCAAGTCCCTTCTGGAATTGGTTCGAATCATAAAAAAGGAAAAGGTAAATATCATTCACGCTCACGGTATGGCATGCGCAGTTATGGGCACCGTTGCCGGGATTCTTGCCGCAACACCGGTAATCATAACTACTATACATAACTTTCCGGCTATTAAAGGCACCGGCATTAAGCAGCGCCTTTCCAACCTTCTATCGGGTTTTTTGCTCAAATTCAACCGCCGGGTTATCGTGGTATCCAGGAATCTGGGAGATTTCATATCAACGCTCTGGAATATTCACCGGGACAGGGTTCAGGTTATATACAACGGCGTTGATGTAGAAGAGATTCAGAAAGGTTCAGACAGAAGTCCCGTAGCTGTATCCGAACTTCATAATTCAGCGGCCACCTCTTTAATAATCCTCAACATCTCCCGTCTCATTCCCTCCAAAGGAGTGGACGTTTTTTTAAAGGCTGCCGCAATTCTTATAGGAAATAACTCGGGTGAAGGTATTTCAACAGATGAAAGCCGGGGCAATCCACCGGTTCTTTCAGATAAACCGCTTTTCTTTATCGCCGGCGATGGCCCACAGATGCCCGAACTAAAAAAAATGGCCCGGAATCTGGGCATAGAAAAAAACGTTCGGTTTTTAGGCTTTAGAAAGGATATATATAATCTGATCGGCCTTTCCGATATGGTAGTGCTTTCATCCCGCAACGAGGGTCTGGGGATTTCCATCCTGGAAGCCCTGGCCCTCAAGAAACCGGTCATAGCCTCAAATGTAGGAGGTATCCCCGAAATTATCACTCATGGCAGAACGGGCCAGCTGGTGCCTCCGGATGATCCGGAGGCCCTGGCGGACGCCATGTTGTATCTTATTAAAAACCCCGAAGAAGGTAAAAAAATGGCATTAGAGGGCTATAAAATTTTAATAGAAAAATATTCCAGGGAGATTATGCTCAAAGAACTACAAGATTTATTCCAGGATTTGTATTAG
- a CDS encoding deoxyribonuclease IV encodes MLFGAHISISKGYEHAVKEALSIGANTMQFFSRNPRGSAAKALDPSDIEKAEELCKEQDFGPLVAHAPYTLNLASTKEETRDFALMVLKDDMERLEVAKVPYMVLHPGSHLGEGVEQGVRKIASGIKQVVTGREKVMLLLETMAGAGSEVGYTFEQLYDIMDSTGMPEKFGICIDTCHLLGAGYDVIGHLDAVLAEFDRILGLGKIKAVHLNDSKFPLASRKDRHANLGEGELGLETIKNIITHPALKDKPFLLETPGGMENYKKEIEKLKQMAGD; translated from the coding sequence ATGCTTTTTGGCGCCCATATTTCCATTTCTAAAGGCTACGAGCACGCAGTGAAAGAAGCCCTTTCCATCGGGGCCAATACCATGCAGTTTTTTTCCCGAAATCCCAGGGGCAGTGCCGCAAAAGCCCTGGACCCTTCCGATATTGAAAAGGCTGAAGAACTTTGCAAAGAACAAGACTTCGGTCCGCTGGTAGCCCACGCTCCCTATACCCTGAACCTGGCCTCCACCAAAGAAGAAACCCGGGATTTTGCGCTGATGGTATTAAAGGATGACATGGAAAGGCTGGAAGTTGCAAAGGTCCCCTATATGGTACTTCATCCGGGGAGCCATCTGGGAGAAGGAGTGGAACAAGGTGTACGCAAAATCGCTTCGGGAATCAAGCAAGTGGTAACGGGCCGGGAAAAAGTAATGTTACTCCTGGAAACCATGGCAGGTGCCGGAAGCGAGGTAGGTTACACCTTCGAGCAACTGTATGATATCATGGACAGCACAGGAATGCCCGAGAAATTCGGAATATGCATTGATACATGCCATCTCCTGGGGGCCGGTTATGATGTCATTGGACATCTGGATGCGGTCCTGGCTGAATTTGACCGAATTTTGGGGCTGGGGAAGATTAAGGCCGTCCACCTGAATGACAGCAAGTTTCCCCTGGCCAGCCGCAAAGACCGCCACGCCAACCTGGGGGAAGGAGAACTGGGCCTAGAAACCATAAAAAATATCATAACTCATCCAGCATTGAAAGATAAGCCCTTCTTGCTGGAAACTCCCGGAGGCATGGAGAATTATAAAAAAGAGATAGAAAAATTAAAACAAATGGCGGGCGATTAA
- the nth gene encoding endonuclease III yields the protein MKKITGKSSRKINKCNITDKHRHVNPDNDEKRISKVLSVLENTYPEATTALHFENPFQLLIATILAAQCTDKRVNQVTERLFKKYKSPEDFARADLYELQEDIKECGLFRNKSKNIIEASRELVGKYGGEVPADFEKLIKLPGVGRKTANVILANAFGIPAFAVDTHVFRLARRLGFSDKEDVLGVERDLMEKVPRELWIKAHHWLIYHGRRVCRAINPKCTECPLKDFCPSVKVS from the coding sequence ATGAAGAAGATAACCGGTAAATCATCAAGAAAAATAAACAAATGTAATATAACTGATAAACACAGGCATGTAAATCCAGATAATGATGAGAAAAGAATTTCAAAAGTTCTATCGGTCCTTGAAAATACCTATCCCGAAGCCACCACGGCACTGCATTTTGAAAATCCCTTCCAGCTCCTGATTGCCACCATCCTGGCTGCCCAATGCACCGACAAGAGGGTGAACCAGGTGACGGAAAGGCTGTTTAAAAAATACAAAAGCCCTGAGGATTTTGCCAGGGCTGATTTATATGAACTGCAGGAGGACATAAAGGAGTGCGGGCTTTTTCGCAATAAAAGCAAAAACATTATAGAAGCATCCAGAGAACTTGTGGGAAAATACGGTGGAGAAGTGCCGGCAGATTTTGAAAAACTCATAAAACTCCCCGGAGTCGGCCGCAAGACCGCCAATGTGATCCTGGCCAATGCTTTCGGCATACCGGCCTTTGCGGTGGATACCCATGTTTTCAGACTGGCCCGCCGGCTGGGTTTTTCCGATAAAGAGGACGTGCTGGGCGTAGAAAGGGACCTCATGGAAAAAGTCCCACGGGAACTCTGGATAAAAGCCCATCACTGGCTCATATATCATGGCAGGAGGGTTTGCCGGGCAATAAACCCGAAATGTACGGAGTGTCCGCTAAAAGATTTCTGCCCGAGCGTCAAAGTTTCTTAA
- a CDS encoding S41 family peptidase, producing the protein MKRHFAPFIALLLAAYLLFGPIITYRPLMAEDSASPEIPPEINFLIQLDEFLKNNYVNEIKDLDLIRGAVKGMVESLGDPYSEYFSPKDFKNFNESTSGNFGGIGVVITSKDKYVTIVSVLAGTPAEKAGLKAGDRIVEVDGKDVSGLSTAEVSTLIKGEQGTKVSIGVARDGEKQMLKLDITRDIIKVNPIEYRILDQGVGYLKISEFNENTTENIDKALADFKKGGVQGIVLDLRNNPGGLLDQAIEVARRFVPEGPIVHVVSKEGKVQTFSSDSKPSPFKLVVLVNGGSASAAEILSGAIKDRGAGLLIGEKTFGKATVQRTLNLGILGGIKLTVARYTTPNGTDINKTGITPDIEVKSDTADLLKDIIPLKGDKILKYGNIGLEVLGIQQRLAIMNLLKAQPNGVFGPRTRTAVKTLQKKKGLAVTGIVDAAFYKALDEAVYEYLHTREDVQLRKAIDVLKQKLKSVENAA; encoded by the coding sequence ATGAAAAGACATTTTGCGCCATTTATCGCACTCCTGCTGGCAGCCTATTTACTTTTTGGTCCCATTATTACATACAGGCCATTGATGGCTGAAGATAGCGCTTCCCCGGAAATTCCTCCGGAAATAAACTTCCTGATTCAACTGGACGAGTTTTTGAAAAACAATTATGTAAATGAAATCAAGGATCTGGACCTGATAAGAGGTGCCGTAAAGGGCATGGTGGAGTCCCTGGGCGACCCGTATTCCGAATACTTTTCTCCTAAAGATTTTAAAAACTTCAATGAATCTACCAGCGGAAATTTTGGTGGAATAGGTGTTGTAATTACTTCAAAAGACAAATATGTAACTATTGTTTCGGTACTGGCGGGAACTCCGGCGGAAAAGGCGGGGTTAAAAGCTGGCGACAGGATTGTAGAAGTGGATGGAAAAGATGTTTCGGGCCTTTCCACTGCCGAGGTTTCCACCCTTATAAAAGGCGAACAGGGGACAAAGGTAAGCATTGGAGTTGCAAGAGACGGCGAAAAGCAAATGCTGAAGTTGGATATAACCCGCGATATTATAAAGGTTAATCCCATAGAATATAGAATTCTCGATCAGGGTGTAGGTTACCTGAAAATCAGCGAATTCAACGAAAACACCACGGAAAATATAGATAAAGCCCTTGCGGATTTTAAAAAGGGAGGGGTTCAGGGCATAGTGCTGGACCTTAGAAACAACCCCGGAGGCCTGCTGGACCAGGCTATTGAAGTGGCCAGGCGCTTTGTTCCGGAGGGGCCTATAGTTCATGTGGTTTCCAAAGAAGGCAAGGTGCAGACCTTTTCATCTGATTCAAAACCTTCACCTTTTAAACTGGTGGTATTGGTAAACGGAGGTTCAGCCAGCGCGGCCGAAATCCTTTCGGGGGCCATAAAGGACAGGGGGGCCGGTCTGCTGATTGGGGAAAAAACCTTCGGGAAGGCCACGGTGCAGCGCACTCTTAACCTGGGGATTCTTGGCGGAATTAAACTTACGGTGGCGCGTTACACAACGCCGAATGGCACCGATATCAACAAAACCGGCATTACGCCGGACATAGAAGTTAAATCTGATACGGCAGACCTTTTAAAAGATATTATCCCTTTGAAAGGGGATAAAATCCTCAAATATGGAAATATAGGGCTGGAAGTGCTGGGCATACAGCAGAGGCTTGCTATAATGAACTTGTTAAAGGCCCAGCCTAACGGAGTATTCGGCCCCAGGACCCGGACCGCAGTCAAAACCCTTCAAAAGAAAAAAGGCCTTGCGGTAACGGGCATTGTGGATGCCGCCTTTTACAAGGCTCTGGATGAAGCGGTATATGAATACCTCCATACCCGGGAAGATGTTCAACTCAGAAAAGCCATAGATGTGCTGAAACAAAAACTTAAAAGTGTAGAAAACGCAGCGTAA
- a CDS encoding dihydrolipoamide acetyltransferase family protein, whose amino-acid sequence MKEKIEELQKKAESEKPSCNEAPKRKADAEVKRVPMDAMRRTISERMKLSWNSAPHVTENIKVDVTELLEWKDKLTKLTGHKFTMTDFIAKACIDAIKKTPTVNWSIDGDYIIQNKAINLGIAVAIENGLIVPNIKDAGEKTLLQISEAIKELGSRARENALMPEEITGGTFTITNLGMYGIESFTPIINPPESAILGVNAIRQEPAVKDGSICARSIMILSLSFDHRLIDGASAAVFLSDMKKILENPELLVL is encoded by the coding sequence GTGAAGGAAAAGATAGAGGAATTGCAAAAGAAGGCAGAATCTGAAAAGCCATCCTGCAACGAAGCTCCAAAACGGAAGGCTGATGCCGAAGTCAAGAGGGTGCCTATGGACGCCATGAGGCGGACCATTTCGGAGCGCATGAAGCTAAGTTGGAACAGCGCACCTCATGTAACCGAAAATATCAAGGTGGATGTTACAGAACTTCTGGAATGGAAGGACAAACTGACAAAGCTTACCGGCCATAAATTTACGATGACTGACTTTATAGCAAAAGCCTGTATTGATGCGATAAAGAAGACACCAACCGTTAATTGGTCAATAGACGGCGATTATATAATCCAGAACAAGGCAATAAACCTGGGCATAGCCGTGGCTATCGAAAACGGCCTTATAGTGCCGAACATAAAAGATGCCGGTGAGAAAACGCTGCTTCAGATTTCCGAGGCAATAAAGGAATTGGGGAGCAGGGCCAGAGAAAACGCCCTGATGCCGGAAGAAATAACAGGAGGAACATTTACCATTACAAACCTTGGTATGTATGGAATCGAAAGCTTTACACCAATAATCAATCCCCCGGAGAGCGCTATACTCGGGGTAAATGCAATACGCCAGGAGCCTGCTGTAAAAGATGGCAGCATATGCGCAAGGAGCATCATGATTCTCAGCCTGTCATTCGACCATCGCCTGATTGACGGTGCCAGTGCCGCAGTATTCCTTTCGGATATGAAGAAAATACTTGAAAATCCCGAATTGCTGGTACTATAA
- a CDS encoding NAD(+)/NADH kinase encodes MDIRLTASLRDTMTAAAMLEKMSVGCIVSLGGDGTNRAIAKVIKDTPLLPISTGTNNVYPVMLEGTVAGIVAAVAASGAFDKRRICTKNKRIEIIKNGELLDIALVDAVICKEAFVGARAIWSYETISDIVVTKAHPNSIGFSSVAGYIQAIEETDDFGGWVQLGNSGQWVVAPIAPGIVNQVPIKEMNTILLDEPKNFCARENCMIALDGEREIMLKKGDEVDFVITRNGPYQLDVEKTLKAAMESKFFRKVCI; translated from the coding sequence TTGGATATTAGGCTTACTGCAAGCCTTCGAGATACCATGACGGCTGCCGCCATGCTCGAGAAAATGTCAGTGGGCTGCATTGTTTCGCTTGGAGGAGACGGTACAAACAGGGCCATTGCCAAAGTAATTAAGGATACTCCGCTGCTTCCGATTTCGACGGGAACCAACAATGTATACCCCGTTATGCTTGAGGGCACAGTAGCCGGAATAGTAGCAGCAGTTGCGGCATCTGGCGCATTCGATAAGAGAAGGATATGCACAAAAAACAAAAGGATTGAAATAATTAAAAACGGGGAGTTGCTGGATATTGCCCTTGTGGATGCAGTGATTTGCAAAGAAGCATTCGTCGGGGCAAGAGCAATATGGTCGTATGAAACCATTTCCGATATTGTGGTAACGAAAGCACATCCGAATTCAATAGGGTTTTCTTCTGTAGCGGGCTATATTCAGGCAATAGAAGAAACAGATGATTTTGGCGGATGGGTTCAACTTGGAAACTCCGGGCAGTGGGTTGTGGCTCCGATAGCTCCGGGCATTGTGAACCAAGTCCCAATCAAAGAGATGAACACGATTTTGCTGGATGAACCAAAAAACTTTTGCGCAAGGGAAAACTGCATGATTGCCCTGGACGGTGAAAGGGAGATTATGCTCAAAAAAGGCGATGAGGTTGACTTTGTTATAACCAGAAACGGTCCATATCAATTGGATGTGGAAAAAACATTAAAAGCAGCAATGGAATCTAAATTTTTCAGAAAGGTGTGCATATAA
- a CDS encoding biotin/lipoyl-containing protein, translating to MGKWFKKQGDRVKKGEEIAEISTDKITNTVLSPADGILGKIIAAEGSVVPVSDIIGVIYEEGEKVEEQLFQGAGKSEKQNVEEVKAESL from the coding sequence ATTGGAAAGTGGTTTAAAAAACAGGGAGATAGAGTTAAAAAAGGCGAAGAAATAGCAGAGATATCCACGGACAAGATAACAAATACTGTGTTGTCTCCTGCAGACGGCATTCTGGGGAAGATTATTGCTGCCGAGGGGTCTGTAGTTCCCGTATCGGACATCATTGGAGTTATATATGAAGAAGGAGAGAAAGTCGAAGAACAGCTTTTCCAGGGCGCTGGGAAAAGCGAAAAACAAAATGTCGAGGAAGTTAAAGCGGAATCGTTGTAA
- the lpdA gene encoding dihydrolipoyl dehydrogenase, producing the protein MGYDYDVAVVGGGPGGYVAAIRASRLGARTALIEERDLGGTCLNRGCIPTKVFAHAASIIGEFESVKDFGIDAEPRLDVERLRKKKTNVISRLRNGVSYLMKAHGINVINGRAVFADKNTIEVQGTRCTADKFIIATGSKTFMPPIPGVDLPGVITSDKALEMEKIPSKLVIIGAGIIGLEFACIYSAMGSKVAIVEMLPELLPMLDGDISGIMKRSLARKNIELYLDSRVNKIEGGTQGLNVVFSAGGKVLEEECEQVLVAAGRTANINGIEALGLNMDKKGIIVDSFMKTSENNIYAAGDVTGGIQLAHAASYQGAVAAVNAMGEKKQADMKSVPSCIYTEPEVAWVGMNERQARDKYKDVKVGTYSYSASGRAMTTGDDTGLIKVIAEPKFNQIVGMEIIGRCANEIIHEGALSIKNEFTLEEIVETIHAHPTFSESIKDACESILD; encoded by the coding sequence ATGGGATACGATTATGATGTAGCTGTGGTTGGAGGCGGCCCGGGAGGTTATGTGGCGGCGATAAGGGCAAGCAGGCTTGGTGCAAGGACTGCATTGATAGAGGAAAGGGATTTGGGAGGCACGTGTTTAAACCGCGGCTGCATTCCGACAAAGGTTTTTGCTCATGCGGCATCGATTATAGGTGAATTTGAGAGTGTCAAAGACTTTGGCATCGATGCCGAGCCTCGGCTGGACGTTGAAAGGCTGAGAAAAAAGAAAACAAATGTCATTTCAAGGTTGAGAAACGGAGTAAGCTATCTTATGAAGGCTCACGGCATAAATGTGATAAATGGAAGGGCTGTTTTTGCCGATAAAAATACAATTGAGGTTCAGGGAACAAGGTGCACGGCCGATAAATTCATCATTGCCACGGGCTCAAAGACTTTCATGCCACCGATACCGGGAGTGGATTTGCCGGGGGTTATAACCAGCGATAAAGCGCTGGAGATGGAAAAAATCCCTTCAAAGCTTGTGATAATCGGGGCGGGGATTATAGGGCTTGAGTTTGCGTGCATATATAGCGCCATGGGAAGCAAGGTTGCTATTGTCGAAATGCTTCCCGAACTGCTTCCGATGCTGGATGGCGATATTTCGGGCATCATGAAGAGAAGCCTTGCAAGAAAGAATATCGAACTTTATCTTGACAGCAGGGTCAACAAAATCGAGGGCGGAACGCAGGGATTGAACGTTGTGTTTTCCGCCGGCGGCAAGGTTCTGGAAGAGGAGTGTGAACAGGTGCTTGTTGCGGCAGGGAGGACGGCGAATATCAACGGAATAGAAGCCCTGGGGCTGAACATGGATAAAAAAGGAATCATAGTTGACAGCTTTATGAAAACAAGCGAGAATAACATATACGCCGCGGGAGATGTGACAGGAGGCATACAACTGGCACATGCGGCGTCATATCAAGGCGCTGTAGCCGCTGTCAATGCAATGGGCGAAAAAAAGCAGGCGGATATGAAATCGGTGCCGAGCTGCATTTATACCGAGCCTGAAGTGGCATGGGTTGGGATGAATGAAAGGCAGGCCCGTGATAAGTACAAAGATGTAAAAGTAGGGACTTATTCGTACTCCGCATCTGGCAGGGCAATGACTACGGGAGATGATACGGGTTTGATAAAAGTAATAGCGGAGCCGAAATTCAACCAGATTGTCGGCATGGAAATAATAGGAAGGTGCGCTAATGAAATAATTCACGAAGGCGCCCTCAGCATAAAAAATGAATTTACTTTGGAAGAAATCGTAGAAACAATACATGCCCACCCGACATTTTCTGAATCAATAAAGGATGCCTGCGAAAGCATCTTGGATTAA
- a CDS encoding dipeptidase — translation MFKLSEDQEERARRLHKESIVFDAHCDTILSVIDGERSLGEKSEKGHIDIPRLKSGGVKAQVFAVFVRPEWYHDAVHSTMKGISIFKKQIEQNSEDVCFAGAAGDIKKAAENGKIAALLSIEGGEALQGDIHMLKIYRELGVSSLVLTWNHRNAIADGAQDLRSGGGLSDFGVEVVKEMERLDMVVDIAHISPKGFWDVLDVAQKPFIISHSLPRKFMDIPRNLDDGQIKAVAEKGGVIGATFYFSSYGGQQGSIENILDVIDYFVNIAGVEHVGIGSDFDGYDGNVNGLESCEKMINLTRGLVYRGYSDEDIAKILGKNFIRVFEKNVLCDCDGLAPDRSARRSKACSFAPQGYAGNSASCLNAGRHASVHAAPAPLVSSLRTSLASLYGAFGRHESPALKFLHPYQFSLWKTSRKEFCHAFWRPYFHF, via the coding sequence TTGTTTAAACTCAGTGAGGACCAGGAAGAGAGAGCCCGCAGGCTCCATAAAGAGAGTATAGTTTTTGACGCCCACTGTGACACCATACTATCCGTCATCGACGGAGAGCGCAGCCTCGGTGAAAAATCAGAAAAAGGTCACATAGACATCCCCAGGCTGAAATCCGGTGGCGTAAAAGCTCAGGTGTTCGCAGTTTTCGTGCGCCCCGAGTGGTACCATGATGCGGTTCACAGCACCATGAAAGGGATATCTATATTCAAGAAGCAAATAGAGCAAAATAGTGAAGATGTATGTTTTGCCGGTGCCGCAGGAGATATAAAAAAGGCTGCGGAAAATGGGAAAATAGCCGCATTGCTTAGCATAGAGGGCGGAGAAGCCCTTCAGGGAGATATCCACATGTTGAAGATATACAGGGAACTGGGGGTAAGTTCCCTGGTGCTGACATGGAACCACCGGAACGCCATTGCCGATGGCGCCCAGGACTTGAGAAGCGGTGGCGGCCTTTCGGATTTTGGTGTAGAGGTGGTAAAAGAAATGGAAAGGCTCGACATGGTGGTGGATATTGCTCATATCTCTCCGAAGGGGTTCTGGGATGTGCTGGATGTGGCCCAAAAGCCCTTCATAATATCCCATTCCCTGCCCAGGAAATTCATGGATATCCCACGAAACCTGGATGACGGGCAGATTAAAGCTGTTGCTGAGAAGGGCGGGGTCATCGGGGCCACCTTTTACTTTTCCAGTTATGGAGGGCAGCAGGGTTCTATCGAAAATATACTGGATGTCATAGATTATTTTGTAAATATTGCAGGAGTCGAGCATGTCGGCATAGGTTCCGATTTTGACGGATACGATGGCAATGTGAATGGGCTTGAATCCTGTGAAAAGATGATAAATCTCACCAGGGGCCTGGTTTACCGCGGGTATTCCGATGAGGACATAGCAAAAATTCTCGGAAAAAACTTTATCAGGGTATTTGAAAAAAACGTCTTATGTGATTGTGACGGCCTAGCACCTGACCGTTCAGCCAGACGTTCTAAAGCTTGCTCCTTCGCTCCGCAGGGTTACGCCGGCAATTCGGCGTCCTGCCTCAATGCCGGCCGGCATGCATCCGTGCATGCCGCCCCTGCTCCGCTCGTTTCAAGCTTAAGAACGTCTTTGGCTTCACTCTACGGTGCCTTTGGCCGTCACGAATCACCAGCGCTAAAGTTTTTACATCCGTATCAATTTTCTCTATGGAAAACTAGCAGAAAGGAGTTTTGCCATGCTTTTTGGCGCCCATATTTCCATTTCTAA
- a CDS encoding phosphatase PAP2 family protein produces MEFQAGIIKFIQSFSSPALDYFFIFVTNLGSEGFYFLLIPIFYWSINKKMGIKLSSALLLSMYLNVMLKEITAIPRPIGYPGIRSIYTGSAGGYSFPSGHTQGSTTVWGIIMAHYKKTLVYILGIAIILLVSLSRLYLGVHWPQDIIGGIILGYIIVMVVINTDRFKFSESASVKCLMAVIIPVVLLVIFPHPDVFKHMGMLSAAWLGYLLEDHFIGFEPKNTGFLKTASKYIIGAAGFLLIYVGLKKILPAGNISAMARYFLLGLWLTAGAPYLFKKL; encoded by the coding sequence ATGGAATTTCAGGCGGGAATAATAAAATTTATCCAGTCTTTCTCTTCACCTGCCCTGGATTACTTTTTTATTTTTGTCACAAATTTGGGCAGCGAAGGTTTTTACTTCTTGCTCATTCCCATTTTCTACTGGAGCATAAATAAAAAAATGGGGATTAAGCTGAGCAGCGCTCTTCTTTTATCAATGTATTTGAATGTGATGCTCAAGGAAATCACGGCCATCCCCCGGCCTATAGGATATCCGGGTATAAGGTCCATTTACACAGGTTCCGCCGGGGGATATTCCTTTCCCAGTGGCCATACCCAGGGCAGCACCACCGTTTGGGGTATAATTATGGCTCATTACAAAAAAACCCTAGTTTACATCCTGGGCATTGCCATAATTTTGCTGGTCAGCCTGTCCAGGCTTTATCTTGGGGTGCACTGGCCTCAAGATATCATCGGAGGCATAATTCTGGGATATATCATAGTAATGGTTGTCATTAATACCGACAGGTTCAAGTTCTCCGAAAGTGCTAGCGTAAAATGCCTCATGGCTGTAATTATCCCCGTGGTATTACTTGTTATATTCCCTCATCCCGATGTATTTAAACACATGGGCATGCTGTCGGCTGCATGGCTGGGGTATTTACTGGAAGATCACTTTATCGGATTTGAACCAAAAAATACGGGCTTTTTAAAAACTGCTTCAAAATATATCATCGGAGCCGCAGGTTTTCTATTGATATATGTGGGACTGAAGAAAATTCTTCCGGCAGGAAATATTTCCGCCATGGCGAGATATTTCCTCCTGGGCCTTTGGCTTACAGCAGGAGCGCCGTATCTTTTTAAGAAACTTTGA